The Macrobrachium nipponense isolate FS-2020 chromosome 8, ASM1510439v2, whole genome shotgun sequence nucleotide sequence AAAAGCGAAAGCCATCTCAGCAGgggattataaagaaaaaaaagacgaaaggGAAAAGGAGAGGGGAAACTAATCCCAACTCCATTAGCATTTCATCAACGGGTGAAGGGGAGTCGGCCTAGAGagagataagtatatataaacacGGGAACATTGCTGGAACCACCACATTTCGATTCGAGGTCCCGGAGAACGAAcatcgatcctctctctctctccctcacttctCTAGAGATCTAAGCAGCCgagtcttcttccttcttcttcgatCGCATTTCATTCGCAGATATGCAAGCTCTCAGCTCTGTAAGGATAATGATCACTTTTCGGTTGTAAACATTAGTCTAATTTCGCCGCTGTCAATAGACTCATACATTTTTGTGACCTTTCAGTTTATATCTTCTGTTTTTGTGTTAGACATTTTGACGGTGCTTGTTCTTCTCCTAATTAAGTAATATttagcaaaattatatatatatatatatatatatatatatatatatatatatatatatatatagaataattaacacatcaccgtgattcatacaaattattcgagctacaaaaatcccttaatatctaatttgtagctcgaataatatatgtatatatacacacatacatatacatttatatgaaatatatgtgcattaagctacaaatgtcctttaatatacaattcggcCTTCCTccaaattaacatattttcatatatgtaaaccgcaggggaatttttttgtttataatactttcgtcctcttgtgggctcgaaccagcgcccagcggagaGAGGAGAAAAGTTAACCTTGGgttaactatatgaaaatatattaattccgaggtggagcgaattgggcattaaaggacatttgtagattaatgcatgtattttgaatcaaggtgatgtaataaaaattcatgaaatatatgtatagaaatatgtacatattatgGAGTGTTTATTCTTAATTCTTTTATTGGAGAAGCACTCTCGCGGTTTAACAAAATTCAACTCATCTATTCGTGAAGAAATTCCTTTGTCTGCTTAGTCTACCTGGAAGTTGCCCACCTCCAAAATGTCACTGGCCCCAAACCCGGTTTTGAGACGAACAAAGCAATAAACAAGTGTCTACAgttaagcattattattattattattattattattattattattattattattattattattattgtcaatttTTAAAACAACAGATTTAACGGTAAGAGTTAATAATCAATTACTTTCTCATTCCTTCTTTTTctgccatctatctatctatctatctatatgttgTTTTATCTATCTCCCTTCCCATTCACGTCCAGGATATGGAAATCTTAGTCTTCCTCCGTTTAGCGAATCATATAACCTTCCTTTTCGTAATAGGCGATAAGCCGTCACCCGTAAAGAGAAgtctattaaaaataattttccagcAAATGAACTTGCTTTGGGCAGCTGtgcccaaggtatatagaatacctTGGCTGTGCCCATCTCGGGCTCCTCAATGAACTCGGTAACATACTCTGCGGACAACAAGGCCTCTGTATGACCCATTGACACGCGCACCAGACCGTGAAGGTTGTTGCAAGTTTCCGTAACTCTTATCTAAGGAAGCAGCACCCTGTCCCATCATGCATCTGCATTCCTTACAAGCGAGTTCCTGACCAAAGTAATCGCTCCCACAACGATCGACGGAGCATCATGGAATGCTTATCTGAAGGGGATGCTTCGTTAACGATGCCAGCTATGCGCTGTCTTGGTTGTGGAGCATTTAAACATTTGCTGCTTAAATCATTTCCCGTCGCTGAATCGGCTGAGTCTCCATGGGCCACTGTGATATTACGGGGCGAATTGTTCGCCAAATATCGTCCAGTCATCGAGGACTCCTTTAAATGGATtcccaacctttataccttcaaaGAACCCCCGAAACAAATTTTCGTATCCTAGGGAACCTTCATCTACAGGCGCTcatgcatgtgtgtttgtatatatatatatatatatatatatatatatatatatatatatatatatatattttatatatatatataatatatatatatatatatattatattttattatattatataataaatatatgatatatatatatatatatttatatatatataatatataattatatataatatatatataatatatatatatatatatatattatatataataattatatatataaatatataatatattatatatatattagataaagagTATTTCAggcatatatcatataatatataccactgctattcgagctgcgcaaattcagatcagcgtcatttgcaatacatatttacTTCAAGAATCCTTGCGGAACGCCTGATGATTGAATGAGGAACCCCAGGGTTCCGCGGAAACCTAGTTGGAAGTCGCTTTACGGTGACTAGAGATTCCAACACGACTCGATGTGAATTCGGCTGTGATTCTAAACAGGATTCGATTCCCTAGACGATCGGAACGCCTTAGGCTATTCACGTCGAGTCCCAATGTATACTCCTTCTGACCTAACCAGTAGATCTAGTACCTGGCATTTCATCGACTGTGGTGGGTCACAGCCAGGACGGTGAATGGAATGACACTGGAACAACATTCCCAAAAGTTAGCACCACCCCCTCTCGGGAGATTAGACAGATTAcaaaacatataaagtaaatgtttgtttgtatggtgtttctacattgcatggaaccagtggttaatctgcaacgagaccaacggctttacgtgagttccggaccacgtcgagagtgaacttctatcaccagaaatacacatctctaactcctcaatggaatgactgagaatcgaactcgcggccaccgaagtggcacgccagcaccatactGACAACGCCACCTAGtctcttatatataatttaatggtaatccctatctttcttttcttcgacAGGTCCTCTTGCTAGCAGCATGCTTTTCCTTAGGGGCTCTCGCCCTCCGTCTCCCGAGGGAGGCACAAGCGGCGGTCGGTACAGCCACCCACATACCCATCCTCTTGGACGAAAGGGTTCCTCCCGTCGATGCCCTCGGAGGATATGGCTTCAGGTATAGGGCATTCGTTGATCCTTCTTATTGGGGTAGAGTGTTTATATCCTGTTGTACTTATTACATCCTTCAAACTTTCAGATTTTCTTAATCGCTTTATTGTATATTTCGTTTTTCaaagtttaatttcatttatcaAGTCTAGAGTGTTATTTTCCTTGATTAGGTAAATGTCAAATTGTTCTTCATGCCTAGAAATTGTTGATGGTAAGAGAGCTTCGCGATCTGCTTTGCCAGTTCCGTTTTTCGAAATTTtaattattcgttttttttccatcttcttcttctttaggattCAAACAGGAAATGGCATTGACTGGACAGAATCAGCCGCTCCAACTGGTCCCCTCAACCAAGTCATCACGAGCGGAGCCTATTCGTAAGTTTCGCCACTTTGAAGTTCCGAAAACCTTACCTCTACAAACCCTTACCAATAAGTGTCTAgcttattattattcacataattattgattgattgattgatttactttCGCAGTTTCACTCACCCAGACGGTTCCGTCCATAACATGAGGTACACAGCTGACGCCGCAGGATTCCACCCCGAGTCCAGTATGATTCCAACCCCATTCCCACTGGAACCATGGCAGCTTGAACAGGTGggaaatatactctctctctctctctctctctctctctcttctctctctctcccatggaaatataagctctctcctctctctctctctctctctctccgcatgggaaatatacgctctctctctctctctctctctctctctcctctctcgcatggaaatatttttaacctatctctctctatctctctctctctctctctcttcgcatggaaatctacttctctctctgctctctctctctctcttctcttcgcaTGGaaatatacgctctctctctctctctctctctctctctctctcgcatggaaatatacgctctctctctctctctctctctctctctctctctctctcgcatggaaatatcagctctctctctctctctctctctctcttcctcctctctctctctctctcctctcgcatggaaatatacgtctctctctctctctctctctcatctctctctctctcctctctctctcatggaaatatacgctctctctctctctcttcgtctctctctctctctctctctcatctctctctctctcgccatggaaatatacgctctctctctctctctctctctctctcatctctctctctctctctccgcatggaaatatacgctctctctctctctctctctctctctctctctctctcgcatggaaatatacgctctctctctctctctctctctctctctctctctctctctctctctctctctcgcatggaaatatacgctctctctctctctctctctctctctctctctctctctcctcgcatggaaatatacgctctctctctctctctctctctctctcgcatggaaatatacgctctctctctctctctctctctctctctctctctctctctctctctttaaataaatGATATTTCTATCTCTCATCATGAAAGAAATACCTAAACTAAAAGCATGgaaatatatactctctctctctctctctctctctctctctctctctctctctctctctttgaatcaaTGATAATATTTGTATCTCTCATCATGAAAGAAATACCTAAACTAAAAGCATGgaaatatatactctctctctctctctctctctctctctctctctctctctctctctctctctctttttaaataaatatttctatcTCTCATCACGAAATAAATACCTATATTAAAGCATAATAACAATTTAATTTCATATCAGTGTTTGCTTTGAATTTAAGGAATTTGCAttaatatttactaatatatatttccCACAGGTTCGATTCGCCGAAGAGCAGAGGAGACTGCAAGCACAGACCGGGACGGTTGCTTGAACAGCACTAGTTTAACAAATCTACGCTTTTAACCTATCGCCCGAGTATTCCTTCCTTCTTACATTGACATTACAATACAGTTCGTTATGTTGTTTGTTTCCAGTGTGAATGCTGTTTCCTAATAAATTGTTTATCAAGAAACTACATAATTGTGTTTGCTTTGTGTTAGACTCCCTTTTTCGAGTTTATTAAATTTGCCGCCTGTGTGTGAATATTCAAGATTTGTtatgaagaaattattattattacgcagaATGGAAGGGCCAActataaacaaacgtaaaataaACGAAGGAAAAGATAGAAGCAATACCTCGTGTAGCCTATTTGTGCTTCCCTTATATATGCCAAGATTATaaacaatgtatattatatatatatatatattatatatttattttatatatatatatttatatatatatatatatatatatatatttgtatatctatactatatatatatatatatatatatatatatatatatatatatatgtatatatgtaaaatagtacacatttatatatatatataatatatatatatatatatatgtgtgtgtgtgtgtgtgtgtgtgtgtgtgtgtgtgtgtgtgtgtgtgtgtgtgtgtgtgtgtgtacgtagtgATATAAATAGATGAATTGATAGATACTGTTACAATGAATCTTCGGGGTATCTCTAAAATATATACGAAATTTAAAATACCTatgtattacgatctcgactctcgagatcgacaggttcttaaaaataataagcaattgggctgtaatgactgacgacaggtgacaaacaaaggagggaggagcataacaaaactaaaaagttacctaaaattaattatttatatacaaaatgtacaagtgagtcaaggttctgggtggcaaaaacaaaaaaaactataaactaacaataataatatttaaaaccagtcgaagaaataataaaatccacccttcaataacaaagccatgaaaaatcacaatctaaacaataaaaagaataatcacaaaataggctgtataagggcaataacaatctttaaatataataaatagaaataagcagcataatgaataattaaaattgatACTGAAACGGCATAAcgagtcagagcaaaacgggaacacttcttcaaacgaagaggtcaacagtccaatgccggacgatcaagacagatccgatacggcaaccacctcgtccttggaaacaatatggacatcctcctcgaccgctggacgatcaagacagagttgatgcaacaaccatctcgtcctcagatgcagtatggaggtcctcctcgaccactggacgatcaagacagggttgatgcaaccacaaactcgtcctcagatactctccgctgctctgctaccaagactctgcctctctgaaccCGACTGGcctttctgccctccagaacctgactgacgaagtttgacgccatccaccagacgtcaactcgccagcaattaaaaaacaaaaacaaaggaggcaacaatccaccaagggaacaattggtaaacgattgttcctaacactaTGTAAAGAATAATGTGTGACTTTTCGAAAGTAGGAAAAGTAGAACTTAAatatttacatctctctctctctctctctctctctctctctctctctctctctcactgttatcAGGTCGAAGTACACGTTTCCTTACGACTGACCTGACCTGACGTTAAATATTTTTGGGCAATGAaggaataatgacaaaaaaaaatcgaaaaaataatcaaactaagtctctttaaaaatgtctcagaaataaaagatgaatgcGAAGTTTCGAACCCAGGTACGttactttttatttgattctttgttttttttaaagtttttttttcataaatgtctGTGGACCCCCTTAACAATACCGAAATATGATTTTCatgagtcaatatatatatataattgcatatatatatatatatactatatatcatatatatatatatatatatatatatatatatatatatatatgccgtatatatatacatatatatatatatatatatatatatataatatatatatacatacatatatatatattatatataatatatatatatatatatataatatatatatatataaatatatatatatatatataatatatactatatatatatatatcatatatatacatgcatatacgcaaatacatatacaatatatatatatatatatatatatatatatatatatatatatatatatatatgatggtgtgtgtgtgtgtgtgtgtgtatgtgtgtgtgtgtgtgtttatctatacatacgcatatatatatatagcttcatctctctctctcactctccctgaCGACTTTCTAAGTGCACAAAGCGACATCTACTGCGCATAATTCTTTTCGCCAAATAAGGCATAATTTCTCAGAGCGTAATCGACTCTCTGTGTTCGTTCAGGCACTTTCGGatattttggctttaaaaaaaataagtagcaaAAACTACCCTTTTTTTTcagtcagaaatatatatgagtatatgtcAGATCTGGCTGATTCCCATATCACGACTATTGtgttttcgctctctctccctctctctctctctctctctctcctcacacacgcacacaaaacactACCACCTACCTTAGTTTTCCTCTCTTCTGTGTTAATATTCAtcattcgaataaaaaaaaaacaaaataattcacaacctgatctctctctctctctctctctctctctctctctctctcaaagcattatagcttctaatttattttctctgtatctCTATTCGTGAACAAGCTATTCATCATacgaatgaattctctctctctctctctctctctctctctctctctctctctctctctctctctcacacacacgcacacaaaacactATACCACCTaacttattttctctcttcctgtgTTAATATTCAtcattcgaataaaaaaaaataattcacaacctgatctctctctctctctctctctctctctctctctctctctctctctcaaagcatcatagcttctaatttattttctctgtatctCTATTCGTGAACAAGCTATTCATCATacgaatgaattctctctctctctctctctctctctctctctctctctctctctctctctctcaaagtattaTCACAtctaatttattttctctgtatatCTATTCATGAGCAATCTATTCATCATAcgaattacttctctctctctctctctctctgtaattaatTTCTTTGTCATTTCACTCTTCTTAATTTCACTTTTCTCTCCACGAGAGCAAAAATTACCAATCCATTTAAAACAGTATGGAAACATCTCCGTCATACCAcctgctacatcatctgtatgTAAACATTACTTCCTGGAGACACCCGCGGCTGAATATCTCCTAAAAGGAGTCGTTGCATAATTCATCCGCCATCACTTTTACCGCTATAGGTTTGCTACTGAATCTCTCTTCTCGCTTTCTTTCGTTCTACGACCTATTTCGACATCCGGGCGGAATGTCAGTCACAATCAACTCGTGACTTGATCTTGAAAAGCGCAATTCGGAGCAAACTGTAAATACCAATACAGTCGTTATCGAAT carries:
- the LOC135223235 gene encoding cuticle protein AM1199-like; the protein is MQALSSVLLLAACFSLGALALRLPREAQAAVGTATHIPILLDERVPPVDALGGYGFRIQTGNGIDWTESAAPTGPLNQVITSGAYSFTHPDGSVHNMRYTADAAGFHPESSMIPTPFPLEPWQLEQVRFAEEQRRLQAQTGTVA